From the genome of Pseudomonas sp. Teo4, one region includes:
- a CDS encoding sigma-70 family RNA polymerase sigma factor translates to MSLHETESIIPLDVLYGTHRGWLHGWLRRSLGCSQQAADLAQDTFVRLLVRNQPISNRAPKALLARIARGLVIDHWRRDALERAYLEALAQLPEASYPSPEVRHEALQCLERIARLLDGLKPVVRDAFLLYQLGGLTHAQVAEQLSISSRTAERHVASALLHCYRVCFEDPA, encoded by the coding sequence ATGTCGTTGCATGAAACGGAATCGATCATCCCTCTCGATGTGCTCTACGGCACCCATCGCGGCTGGCTGCATGGCTGGCTGCGCCGCTCGCTGGGGTGCTCGCAGCAGGCGGCGGACCTGGCTCAGGACACCTTCGTGCGTTTGCTGGTACGCAACCAGCCGATCAGCAACCGGGCGCCCAAAGCCCTGCTGGCGCGCATTGCCCGCGGCCTGGTGATCGACCACTGGCGCCGAGATGCGCTGGAACGTGCCTACCTCGAAGCATTGGCTCAACTGCCCGAAGCCAGCTACCCCTCGCCCGAGGTGCGTCATGAAGCCTTGCAGTGCCTGGAGCGTATCGCCCGACTGCTCGACGGTTTGAAGCCTGTGGTGCGCGATGCGTTTCTGTTGTACCAGCTCGGCGGCCTGACCCACGCCCAGGTGGCCGAACAATTGAGCATCTCCAGCCGCACGGCCGAACGCCACGTGGCCAGCGCCTTGCTGCACTGCTACCGGGTGTGTTTCGAGGACCCGGCGTGA
- a CDS encoding DUF6026 family protein: MGTLMPATPVQTLYVSVRRDELARLKEERDQLKQQVALLNLQLEQSRNGGKAVSV, translated from the coding sequence ATGGGTACCTTGATGCCTGCTACTCCCGTCCAGACCCTTTATGTCAGTGTCCGCCGAGACGAACTGGCCCGCTTGAAGGAAGAACGCGACCAGCTCAAGCAGCAGGTTGCCCTGTTGAACCTGCAACTGGAACAAAGCCGCAACGGTGGCAAAGCCGTCAGCGTCTGA
- the gnd gene encoding phosphogluconate dehydrogenase (NAD(+)-dependent, decarboxylating) yields the protein MQLGIVGLGRMGGNIARRLMRAGHRTVVNDRNREAITTLEGEGAQGAHDLGALVQKLKAPRAVWVMLPAGEPTEQTIAQLAELLEPGDAIIDGGNTFYKDDVRRAAELAKRGLHYLDVGTSGGVWGLERGYCMMIGGETDVFERLEPLFKALAPGLGDIPRTQGRTGEHQRAEHGYIHAGPPGAGHYVKMVHNGIEYGLMQAYAEGFDLLRSKGGNELPEDQRFDLNVAEIAEVWRRGSVVTSWLLDLTADALVTDPQLSQFSGSVSDSGEGRWTIDAAVEQAVPVPVLSSALFARFRSRQQQGTYGDKILSAMRLGFGGHIEKKGE from the coding sequence ATGCAACTGGGAATCGTCGGGCTGGGCCGCATGGGCGGCAATATCGCAAGACGGCTGATGCGCGCAGGCCATCGCACCGTGGTCAACGACCGTAACCGTGAAGCCATCACCACCCTGGAGGGTGAAGGTGCCCAGGGCGCCCATGACCTTGGCGCACTGGTACAGAAACTCAAGGCACCCCGCGCGGTGTGGGTGATGCTGCCCGCAGGCGAGCCGACCGAGCAGACCATCGCCCAACTGGCCGAACTGCTGGAGCCGGGTGATGCGATTATCGATGGCGGCAACACTTTCTATAAGGATGATGTACGCCGCGCAGCCGAGCTGGCCAAACGCGGGCTGCATTATCTGGATGTCGGTACCTCGGGCGGTGTGTGGGGCCTGGAACGTGGCTACTGCATGATGATCGGCGGCGAGACAGATGTGTTCGAGCGCCTCGAACCGCTGTTCAAGGCGCTGGCGCCGGGCCTCGGCGACATCCCTCGCACCCAGGGCAGAACGGGTGAACACCAGCGTGCCGAGCACGGTTATATCCATGCCGGGCCGCCTGGCGCCGGGCACTACGTGAAGATGGTCCACAACGGCATCGAATATGGCTTGATGCAGGCCTACGCCGAAGGTTTCGACCTGCTGCGCAGCAAAGGTGGCAACGAGTTGCCTGAGGATCAGCGTTTCGACCTCAACGTGGCCGAGATTGCCGAAGTGTGGCGTCGTGGCAGCGTGGTCACATCCTGGCTGCTGGACCTCACCGCCGATGCATTGGTGACCGACCCGCAGCTCTCGCAGTTCAGCGGCTCGGTGTCCGACAGTGGCGAAGGGCGCTGGACCATCGACGCCGCCGTCGAGCAGGCGGTGCCGGTACCGGTGCTCTCCAGTGCCTTGTTCGCCCGTTTCCGTTCGCGTCAGCAGCAGGGCACCTACGGTGACAAGATTCTCTCGGCCATGCGCCTGGGCTTCGGTGGCCATATCGAGAAGAAAGGCGAATGA
- the zwf gene encoding glucose-6-phosphate dehydrogenase encodes MTKQTIPAAPPCTLFLFGANGDLVKRLLMPALYNLSRDGLLDRNLRIVGVDHNPASAEAFAERLRSFMLERDPKCMDEKLWSRLAKCIDYQTGDFLDPATYAALAKRIDKTSHGNAIFYLATSPRFFPEVAQRLGEAGLLDESAGGFRRVVVEKPFGTDLASAEALNACLLKVMSERQIYRIDHYLGKETVQNILVSRFSNGLFESFWNNHYIDHVQITAAETVGVETRGAFYDNTGALRDMVPNHLFQLLAMVAMEPPAAFGADAVRSEKAKVIGAIRPWSAKLALKNSVRGQYTAGKQGRKRLPGYREEANVAQDSQTETYVALKVMIDNWRWAGVPFYLRTGKRMSLRDTEIAICFKPAPYAQFRESELERPKPNYLKIQIQPNEGMWFDLQAKRPGPELVMENVELGFAYKDFFKMTPATGYETLIYDCLTGDQTLFQRADNIENGWRAVQPFLDAWATEGEVHVYSAGENGPEAGNELLARDKREWHRLG; translated from the coding sequence ATGACTAAACAGACTATCCCTGCCGCACCACCTTGCACCCTGTTCCTGTTTGGCGCCAACGGCGACCTGGTCAAGCGCCTGCTGATGCCAGCGCTGTACAACCTGAGCCGCGATGGGTTGCTGGATCGCAACCTGCGTATCGTCGGGGTCGACCATAACCCGGCCAGCGCAGAAGCATTCGCCGAGCGCCTGCGCAGCTTCATGCTGGAACGCGATCCCAAATGCATGGACGAAAAACTATGGTCCCGCCTGGCCAAGTGCATCGACTACCAGACCGGGGATTTCCTCGACCCGGCTACCTATGCAGCCTTGGCCAAGCGCATCGATAAAACCAGCCACGGCAATGCTATCTTCTACCTGGCCACCTCGCCGCGCTTCTTCCCTGAGGTAGCGCAGCGTCTGGGTGAGGCCGGACTACTCGACGAGTCTGCAGGCGGCTTTCGTCGGGTGGTGGTGGAAAAGCCGTTCGGCACCGATCTGGCCAGCGCCGAGGCGCTGAACGCCTGTCTGCTGAAGGTGATGAGCGAGCGGCAGATCTACCGCATCGACCACTACCTGGGCAAGGAGACGGTGCAGAACATTCTGGTAAGCCGTTTCTCCAACGGCCTGTTCGAGTCGTTCTGGAACAACCACTACATCGACCACGTGCAGATCACCGCCGCCGAGACCGTTGGCGTGGAGACACGCGGCGCCTTCTACGACAATACCGGCGCCCTGCGTGACATGGTGCCCAACCACCTGTTCCAGTTGCTGGCGATGGTCGCCATGGAGCCGCCAGCGGCGTTCGGTGCCGATGCCGTGCGCAGTGAAAAGGCCAAGGTGATCGGCGCCATCCGGCCATGGTCGGCGAAACTGGCGCTGAAAAACTCGGTGCGCGGCCAGTACACCGCTGGCAAGCAGGGGCGCAAACGCCTGCCGGGTTACCGCGAGGAGGCCAATGTCGCCCAGGACAGCCAGACCGAAACCTACGTGGCGCTGAAGGTGATGATCGACAACTGGCGTTGGGCGGGGGTGCCGTTCTACTTGCGCACCGGCAAGCGCATGAGCCTGCGTGACACCGAGATCGCCATCTGTTTCAAGCCAGCGCCCTACGCGCAGTTTCGCGAGTCCGAACTGGAGCGGCCCAAGCCCAACTACCTGAAGATCCAGATTCAACCCAACGAAGGCATGTGGTTCGACCTGCAGGCCAAGCGACCGGGGCCGGAACTGGTGATGGAAAATGTCGAACTGGGGTTCGCCTACAAGGACTTCTTCAAGATGACCCCGGCCACCGGCTACGAGACGCTGATCTACGACTGCCTGACCGGTGACCAGACGTTGTTCCAGCGAGCCGACAACATCGAGAACGGTTGGCGCGCGGTACAGCCGTTTCTCGATGCCTGGGCTACGGAGGGGGAAGTGCACGTGTATTCAGCGGGTGAGAACGGACCGGAAGCGGGTAATGAACTGCTCGCTCGGGACAAGCGAGAGTGGCACAGGCTGGGTTGA
- a CDS encoding HigA family addiction module antitoxin → MSLHYPPHPGETLREDVLPELGLTVKAFATHLGFSREALSRVLHGRAAVSPDLALRLEMAGISTARLWLAIQADYDIWQARHRHQPFVARLVHAA, encoded by the coding sequence ATGTCTTTGCACTACCCGCCCCACCCAGGGGAAACCCTGAGAGAAGACGTCTTGCCTGAGCTTGGCCTGACGGTAAAAGCGTTCGCGACGCATCTTGGGTTTTCTCGTGAAGCCCTGTCGCGGGTGCTTCATGGCCGTGCCGCGGTTTCGCCGGACCTGGCCTTGCGGTTGGAAATGGCGGGCATCAGCACGGCCCGGCTATGGTTGGCGATTCAGGCGGATTACGATATCTGGCAGGCTCGGCATCGACACCAGCCGTTTGTTGCACGGCTGGTTCACGCGGCCTGA
- a CDS encoding MFS transporter, producing MPSATSPRFGLFCIASFLLSIAYGATFLLSLLVSSFGGSERDAGQVFAVAMVSTLLAVLASGHMMQRLGLARCIALGAVCLVIASLGFALVSGLGVGLILSGLMLGVGWGVFYTAGPIMVAAMVEPARRTHCFALLSGSMLTGIGSGPLAGKLAGFAGLPVQAAFLLAAIAAAVGGVYFWLLGAGHRGTTEPVQISMRSAASVMRSRSALSILMVGLGGAIFGGMGSFQTSYAASLGLDYSLFFVGFMGAAIACRLLIAGWVVKRNPFTASCVLTTLMLIAVLGFGLWVQGDVSYILTAALLGVGYGLNYSVINGLAANEAPAKFTAQALLLFSLSYFIGVFGFPFVAGKLISQGGVQGMLVSVDVIAFLVWSISAGRWLSWRLARTQAVSP from the coding sequence ATGCCTTCAGCCACCAGCCCTCGATTCGGCCTGTTTTGCATCGCCAGTTTTCTTCTGTCGATTGCGTACGGCGCTACGTTCCTGCTGTCGTTGCTGGTCAGCTCGTTCGGTGGTAGCGAGCGCGACGCCGGGCAGGTGTTTGCTGTGGCCATGGTCAGCACCTTGTTGGCCGTGCTGGCGTCCGGGCATATGATGCAGCGCCTGGGCCTGGCACGCTGCATCGCTCTGGGTGCGGTGTGCCTGGTGATCGCATCGCTGGGTTTTGCCCTGGTGTCCGGGTTAGGGGTCGGCCTGATTTTGTCCGGCCTCATGCTTGGGGTTGGCTGGGGTGTGTTCTACACGGCGGGTCCGATCATGGTGGCGGCGATGGTCGAGCCGGCCCGGCGCACCCACTGCTTCGCGTTGCTGTCGGGCAGCATGTTGACGGGTATTGGCAGTGGCCCATTGGCGGGCAAGCTGGCGGGCTTTGCCGGGTTGCCGGTGCAGGCCGCGTTCCTGCTCGCGGCCATTGCGGCTGCAGTTGGTGGTGTGTACTTCTGGTTGTTGGGCGCTGGGCATCGTGGCACAACCGAGCCTGTGCAGATCAGCATGCGCTCGGCTGCCAGCGTCATGCGCTCGCGCTCGGCGCTGTCGATACTGATGGTGGGCCTTGGGGGCGCAATCTTCGGCGGCATGGGCAGTTTCCAAACCAGCTACGCCGCAAGCCTCGGGCTGGACTATTCGTTGTTTTTCGTAGGCTTCATGGGAGCCGCCATTGCCTGCCGCCTGTTGATTGCCGGCTGGGTGGTGAAGCGTAATCCGTTCACGGCCTCATGCGTGCTGACAACGCTCATGCTGATTGCGGTGTTGGGCTTTGGTCTGTGGGTGCAGGGTGATGTGAGTTACATCCTCACGGCTGCGTTGCTTGGGGTCGGGTATGGCTTGAACTATTCGGTGATCAACGGCCTGGCGGCCAACGAAGCACCTGCCAAGTTCACGGCCCAGGCGCTGCTGCTGTTCAGCTTGTCCTATTTCATCGGCGTGTTTGGGTTTCCGTTCGTTGCGGGCAAATTGATCAGCCAGGGTGGCGTGCAGGGCATGCTCGTAAGTGTCGATGTGATCGCCTTTCTGGTGTGGAGCATCAGTGCCGGGCGCTGGCTGAGCTGGCGCCTGGCAAGAACGCAAGCGGTTTCGCCGTGA
- a CDS encoding TetR/AcrR family transcriptional regulator yields the protein MANHKIEIRRRNVEKILQAAEKVFAEKGFGATSMGDIAEQAELPRSNLHYYFSTKDDLYRAVLQDLLDVWKQDALCFENFDDPRVVLTSYIRAKMGHSRTRPLGSKIWAEEMLHGAPLLGVTLDEILVPWAQLKEAKIRRWVEEGRILPVEPSALLYMIWAATQHYADFGYQVALLNGGEPLSDLAFESAVQTVTCVILRGIGLEP from the coding sequence ATGGCCAACCATAAGATCGAAATCCGTCGGCGCAATGTAGAGAAGATTCTGCAGGCGGCCGAGAAAGTGTTTGCCGAAAAGGGCTTCGGCGCTACGTCCATGGGTGATATCGCCGAGCAGGCCGAACTACCGCGCTCGAACCTGCACTATTACTTCAGCACCAAGGACGACCTCTACCGCGCCGTGCTGCAGGACCTGCTGGACGTATGGAAGCAGGATGCGCTGTGCTTCGAGAACTTCGACGACCCCAGGGTCGTGCTCACCAGTTACATCCGGGCCAAGATGGGTCATTCGCGCACCCGCCCGTTGGGTTCGAAGATCTGGGCCGAGGAAATGCTGCACGGAGCGCCGCTGCTGGGCGTCACCCTGGATGAAATCCTGGTGCCCTGGGCGCAGCTCAAGGAGGCGAAGATCCGCCGTTGGGTGGAGGAGGGGCGCATTCTGCCGGTGGAGCCTTCGGCGCTGTTGTACATGATCTGGGCGGCGACCCAGCATTATGCCGACTTCGGTTACCAGGTGGCGTTGCTCAATGGCGGTGAGCCGTTGTCGGATCTGGCGTTCGAAAGTGCGGTGCAGACGGTGACCTGTGTGATTTTGCGGGGCATTGGCCTGGAACCGTGA